In one Geotoga petraea genomic region, the following are encoded:
- the secE gene encoding preprotein translocase subunit SecE → MSKFWIFLSSVWQEAKKVSWPSRKNLFKSTGIVLIIIAFVAVYLFAIDFGLLNAFTKLVYPIFLGGLAGTSTPSQ, encoded by the coding sequence ATGTCAAAATTCTGGATCTTTTTGAGTTCGGTATGGCAAGAAGCTAAAAAAGTAAGTTGGCCATCAAGGAAAAACTTATTTAAATCAACAGGGATAGTTCTTATCATTATAGCTTTCGTTGCTGTATACCTTTTTGCAATTGACTTTGGTTTACTCAATGCATTCACAAAACTTGTATACCCTATATTCTTGGGAGGGTTAGCTGGTACTTCTACACCAAGTCAATAA
- the rpmG gene encoding 50S ribosomal protein L33, with amino-acid sequence MATKSQVINFSLKCEECGTKNYYKKKNKTIKEKIELKKYCPKCGKHTLHKEAKL; translated from the coding sequence ATGGCTACAAAAAGTCAAGTAATTAACTTTTCTTTAAAATGTGAAGAATGTGGCACTAAAAACTATTACAAAAAGAAGAATAAAACAATTAAAGAAAAAATTGAGCTAAAAAAATATTGTCCAAAATGTGGAAAACATACTTTGCATAAAGAAGCAAAATTATAA